One segment of Carya illinoinensis cultivar Pawnee chromosome 1, C.illinoinensisPawnee_v1, whole genome shotgun sequence DNA contains the following:
- the LOC122309240 gene encoding receptor-like protein 45 isoform X1, whose product MNMGVLQYYFSIKALLWVLVVFVQTHEYMGCLEEERIGLLHLKSFLIISIPPHTQSDYFLPSWVDLEKSDCCGWERVTCNSTTGHHVVELSLDNLMPDPYYSLYLHSKREYFEEHRWLLNVSLFEPFKELRSLDLSLNGINGCIPDDQGFEKLSTLRNLEILNLGYNFFDDNSILQSLGAITSLKTLNLTVNYLGGYFPAEELVTLRNLNTLDISSNRYNGTLSNQGFERLAVLRNLETLILDSNLFDSSIIPSLSNLTSLMTLSLSDNYLGNKRVKADVEDDHDSWWLWYIIYLQGFERLAVLRNLETLKLNNNGFDDSIISSLSGITSLSALSLAHNHLQGVNYGEGWKMLSRLEKLVILDLSDNYYLNETTSFLQSIAEVKSLKNLNLASCRLTGSFGTKGWEMLSRLENLEILDLSHNFLNETSFLQSVATIKSLKTLNLARNKLMGSFPTKGWEMFSRLENLEILDLSQNSLNETSFLQSIVAVKSLKTLNLAWNALTGSFPTKELANLSNLEVLILSGNHFSGQLATQEFCALKKLEVLDLSHNDFEGIPPPCINNMTSLVVLDISTNKFNGNASSSYVKGSRTSLEYIDFSYNQFVGLFSFNLFANYSKLEVLRFNGQNDKVEIETESSMGWSFLFQLKIIELSDCILNKFTGSISKFLLVQHELDTVNLSHSKLKGSFPNWLIENNTRLRVLGLQNNYLEGQLYLPTLIHTNMTWMDVSTNYLDGKLQENIGKIFPNLLYLNLSNNNLEGSLPSSISGMLYLEVLDLSFNSFSGGVPRELNTGCLSLTVLNLAHNSFKGAIFVGRNQKFLLMNDNEFTSIIPVLNSTIYLWYLDISHNEISGTMPQWLGNTSYVTTLIMANNGFYGRIPCELSMRGTLDLSHNLFTGSLPFCLNLPELKHLYLQGNNFTGPIPKVLFNFSSLLTLDIGDNNFTGSISVEIKQLQGLKVLLLSGNRFTGIIPNQLCLLTAIRIMDLSKNDFSGTIPQCLNEINFGKTVEPSSSGKLYPISPLVMLSAYTYKGFSNMVGNFYQYTEYVDVEVQIEFVTKYSYHSWKGLIVDYMSELDLSCNNLTGGIPPVIDQMSSLHALNLSHNQLTGKIPITFSKLALLESLDLSHNSLSGEIPSSLIDLSFLSVFNVAHNNLSGKLPDMKAQFATFEKSSFEGNLFLCGRPLDKSCSKVNKSYPTPTQSSNAGDRKWYELDPLVFCTSFLVSYIIFF is encoded by the exons ATGAATATGGGTGTCttacaatattatttctcaatcAAGGCTTTGCTTTGGGTTTTAGTGGTTTTTGTTCAAACTCATGAGTACATGGGTTGCTTGGAGGAAGAGAGAATTGGTTTGCTTCACTTGAAGTCATTTCTTATTATATCGATTCCGCCTCACACTCAGTCAGACTATTTTCTTCCTTCATGGGTCGACCTTGAGAAGAGTGATTGTTGTGGTTGGGAGCGGGTCACATGCAACTCCACCACAGGTCATCATGTGGTAGAATTGTCCCTCGACAATTTAATGCCAGATCCTTATTACTCTCTTTATCTCCATTCCAAAAGGGAATATTTTGAGGAACATCGATGGTTGTTAAATGTGTCTCTATTTGAGCCTTTCAAAGAGTTAAGAAGTCTTGATCTATCTCTTAATGGAATCAATGGTTGCATACCAGATGATCAAG GATTTGAAAAGCTTTCAACCCTAAGGAATCTGGAAATTTTAAACCTTGGTTACAACTTCTTTGATGACAATAGCATTCTACAATCTTTGGGTGCTATCACTTCGCTCAAGACTTTAAATCTTACTGTGAATTATTTGGGGGGATACTTTCCAGCAGAAG AATTAGTTACGTTGAGAAATTTGAACACGCTGGATATAAGCTCCAATAGGTACAATGGTACCCTCTCAAATCAAG GTTTCGAAAGGCTAGCAGTATTGAGAAACTTGGAGACATTGATCCTCGATTCTAATCTGTTTGATAGCAGCATCATACCATCTCTAAGTAACCTTACATCCCTTATGACATTAAGCCTTTCAGATAATTATTTGGGAAATAAACGAGTAAAGGCCGACGTTGAAG ATGATCATGATTCTTGGTGGTTATGGTATATAATTTATCTGCAAGGTTTCGAAAGGCTCGCCGTATTGAGAAATTTGGAGACATTGAAACTCAATAATAATGGCTTTGATGACAGCATCATATCATCTCTAAGTGGGATTACATCTCTTTCGGCATTGAGTCTTGCGCATAATCATTTGCAAGGAGTAAATTATGGTGAAG GTTGGAAAATGTTGTCAAGATTGGAGAAGTTGGTGATATTAGATCTTAGTGACAATTATTACCTCAACGAAACTACTAGTTTTCTTCAATCAATTGCTGAAGTCAAATCTCTTAAGAATCTGAATCTTGCTTCATGTCGTTTGACGGGATCCTTTGGAACCAAAG GTTGGGAAATGTTGTCAAGATTAGAGAACTTGGAGATATTAGATCTTAGTCATAATTTCCTCAATGAAACTAGTTTTCTTCAATCAGTTGCTACAATCAAATCTCTTAAGACTCTCAATCTTGCTCGGAATAAGTTGATGGGATCCTTTCCAACCAAAG GTTGGGAAATGTTTTCAAGATTGGAGAACTTGGAGATATTAGATCTTAGTCAAAATTCCCTCAACGAAACTAGTTTCCTTCAATCAATTGTTGCAGTCAAATCTCTTAAGACTCTCAATCTTGCTTGGAATGCGTTGACAGGATCCTTTCCAACCAAAG AGCTAGCAAATTTAAGCAACTTGGAGGTTCTTATCTTGTCAGGTAATCATTTTAGTGGACAACTAGCAACCCAAG AATTTTGTGCATTGAAGAAGCTTGAAGTGTTAGATCTATCTCACAATGACTTTGAGGGGATCCCACCTCCATGCATAAACAATATGACATCtcttgtggtgttagatatttCCACTAACAAATTCAATGGAAATGCTTCATCATCATATGTAAAAGGCAGCAGAACAAGTCTTGAGTACATTGATTTTAGTTATAACCAGTTTGTGGGTTTATTCTCATTCAACTTATTTGCTAATTACTCTAAGCTGGAGGTTCTTAGATTCAACGGCCAAAACGATAAAGTTGAAATAGAAACTGAAAGTTCCATGGGTTGGTCCTTTTTGTTTCAGCTGAAGATCATTGAATTGTCTGACTGTATTCTGAACAAGTTCACCGGCAGTATTTCGAAATTTCTTCTTGTCCAACATGAACTGGATACAGTTAATCTTTCTCACAGTAAGCTGAAAGGAAGCTTTCCAAATTGGTTGATTGAAAACAATACAAGATTGCGAGTGCTAGGTCTTCAAAATAACTATTTGGAGGGTCAGTTATACTTACCAACATTGATCCACACGAATATGACCTGGATGGATGTCTCAACCAATTACTTGGATGGAAAACTTCAAGAAAATATTGGCaagatttttccaaatttattATATCTAAATCTTTCCAATAATAATCTTGAAGGTAGTCTTCCTTCCTCAATTAGTGGCATGCTTTATTTGGAGGTATTAGATCTTTCTTTCAATAGCTTCTCAGGCGGGGTCCCAAGAGAATTAAATACAGGTTGCTTATCATTAACAGTATTGAACCTTGCTCATAACAGCTTCAAAGGTGCAATTTTCGTTGGGAGAAACCAGAAATTTCTGCtgatgaatgataatgaattcaCAAGTATCATACCAGTACTTAATTCAACTATTTATCTGTGGTATTTAGATATCAGCCACAACGAAATTTCAGGTACAATGCCCCAATGGCTTGGGAACACGTCATACGTGACAACTCTTATTATGGCTAACAATGGTTTTTATGGTCGGATCCCATGTGAACTAAGTATGAGAGGTACTTTAGACCTTTCTCATAACTTATTTACGGGATCGTTACCTTTTTGCTTGAATCTACCAGAGCTTAAACACCTATATTTGCAAGGGAACAATTTCACAGGACCAATACCAAAAGttcttttcaatttctcatcCCTTTTGACATTGGATATTGGAGATAACAACTTTACAGGCAGCATCTCTGTTGAAATCAAACAACTTCAAGGCTTAAAGGTACTTTTGTTGAGTGGCAATCGTTTCACTGGTATAATTCCAAATCAGTTGTGTTTGTTAACAGCGATAAGGATAATGGATCTTTCCAAGAATGATTTTTCTGGGACCATACCACAATGCctcaatgaaataaattttgggaAGACAGTAGAACCTAGTTCTAGTGGAAAATTATATCCTATAAGTCCGCTAGTTATGCTATCAGCTTACACATATAAAGGTTTCTCAAACATGGTTGGTAACTTTTACCAGTATACTGAATATGTTGATGTAGAAGTACAGATCGAGTTTGTAACCAAATATAGTTATCATTCTTGGAAGGGTCTTATCGTTGATTACATGTCTGAATTGGATTTATCATGCAACAACCTAACAGGTGGCATCCCACCTGTGATAGACCAAATGTCTTCATTGCATGCACTAAACTTGTCTCATAATCAGCTAACTGGTAAAATTCCAATAACATTCTCGAAATTGGCATTATTGGAAAGTTTAGACCTTTCTCATAATAGTTTGAGTGGAGAAATTCCTTCATCATTGATTGATCTAAGCTTTCTTTCGGTATTCAACGTGGCTCACAACAACTTATCAGGCAAACTTCCGGATATGAAAGCACAATTTGCAACATTTGAGAAAAGCAGCTTTGAAGGAAACCTATTTCTTTGCGGACGACCACTAGATAAAAGTTGCAGCAAAGTAAACAAGTCATATCCAACACCAACCCAATCTTCAAATGCAGGTGATAGAAAATGGTATGAATTAGATCCTCTGGTCTTCTGTACAAGTTTCTTGGTATcttacatcattttcttttag
- the LOC122309240 gene encoding receptor-like protein 45 isoform X3 has protein sequence MNMGVLQYYFSIKALLWVLVVFVQTHEYMGCLEEERIGLLHLKSFLIISIPPHTQSDYFLPSWVDLEKSDCCGWERVTCNSTTGHHVVELSLDNLMPDPYYSLYLHSKREYFEEHRWLLNVSLFEPFKELRSLDLSLNGINGCIPDDQGFEKLSTLRNLEILNLGYNFFDDNSILQSLGAITSLKTLNLTVNYLGGYFPAEELVTLRNLNTLDISSNRYNGTLSNQGFERLAVLRNLETLILDSNLFDSSIIPSLSNLTSLMTLSLSDNYLGNKRVKADVEGFERLAVLRNLETLKLNNNGFDDSIISSLSGITSLSALSLAHNHLQGVNYGEGWKMLSRLEKLVILDLSDNYYLNETTSFLQSIAEVKSLKNLNLASCRLTGSFGTKGWEMLSRLENLEILDLSHNFLNETSFLQSVATIKSLKTLNLARNKLMGSFPTKGWEMFSRLENLEILDLSQNSLNETSFLQSIVAVKSLKTLNLAWNALTGSFPTKELANLSNLEVLILSGNHFSGQLATQEFCALKKLEVLDLSHNDFEGIPPPCINNMTSLVVLDISTNKFNGNASSSYVKGSRTSLEYIDFSYNQFVGLFSFNLFANYSKLEVLRFNGQNDKVEIETESSMGWSFLFQLKIIELSDCILNKFTGSISKFLLVQHELDTVNLSHSKLKGSFPNWLIENNTRLRVLGLQNNYLEGQLYLPTLIHTNMTWMDVSTNYLDGKLQENIGKIFPNLLYLNLSNNNLEGSLPSSISGMLYLEVLDLSFNSFSGGVPRELNTGCLSLTVLNLAHNSFKGAIFVGRNQKFLLMNDNEFTSIIPVLNSTIYLWYLDISHNEISGTMPQWLGNTSYVTTLIMANNGFYGRIPCELSMRGTLDLSHNLFTGSLPFCLNLPELKHLYLQGNNFTGPIPKVLFNFSSLLTLDIGDNNFTGSISVEIKQLQGLKVLLLSGNRFTGIIPNQLCLLTAIRIMDLSKNDFSGTIPQCLNEINFGKTVEPSSSGKLYPISPLVMLSAYTYKGFSNMVGNFYQYTEYVDVEVQIEFVTKYSYHSWKGLIVDYMSELDLSCNNLTGGIPPVIDQMSSLHALNLSHNQLTGKIPITFSKLALLESLDLSHNSLSGEIPSSLIDLSFLSVFNVAHNNLSGKLPDMKAQFATFEKSSFEGNLFLCGRPLDKSCSKVNKSYPTPTQSSNAGDRKWYELDPLVFCTSFLVSYIIFF, from the exons ATGAATATGGGTGTCttacaatattatttctcaatcAAGGCTTTGCTTTGGGTTTTAGTGGTTTTTGTTCAAACTCATGAGTACATGGGTTGCTTGGAGGAAGAGAGAATTGGTTTGCTTCACTTGAAGTCATTTCTTATTATATCGATTCCGCCTCACACTCAGTCAGACTATTTTCTTCCTTCATGGGTCGACCTTGAGAAGAGTGATTGTTGTGGTTGGGAGCGGGTCACATGCAACTCCACCACAGGTCATCATGTGGTAGAATTGTCCCTCGACAATTTAATGCCAGATCCTTATTACTCTCTTTATCTCCATTCCAAAAGGGAATATTTTGAGGAACATCGATGGTTGTTAAATGTGTCTCTATTTGAGCCTTTCAAAGAGTTAAGAAGTCTTGATCTATCTCTTAATGGAATCAATGGTTGCATACCAGATGATCAAG GATTTGAAAAGCTTTCAACCCTAAGGAATCTGGAAATTTTAAACCTTGGTTACAACTTCTTTGATGACAATAGCATTCTACAATCTTTGGGTGCTATCACTTCGCTCAAGACTTTAAATCTTACTGTGAATTATTTGGGGGGATACTTTCCAGCAGAAG AATTAGTTACGTTGAGAAATTTGAACACGCTGGATATAAGCTCCAATAGGTACAATGGTACCCTCTCAAATCAAG GTTTCGAAAGGCTAGCAGTATTGAGAAACTTGGAGACATTGATCCTCGATTCTAATCTGTTTGATAGCAGCATCATACCATCTCTAAGTAACCTTACATCCCTTATGACATTAAGCCTTTCAGATAATTATTTGGGAAATAAACGAGTAAAGGCCGACGTTGAAG GTTTCGAAAGGCTCGCCGTATTGAGAAATTTGGAGACATTGAAACTCAATAATAATGGCTTTGATGACAGCATCATATCATCTCTAAGTGGGATTACATCTCTTTCGGCATTGAGTCTTGCGCATAATCATTTGCAAGGAGTAAATTATGGTGAAG GTTGGAAAATGTTGTCAAGATTGGAGAAGTTGGTGATATTAGATCTTAGTGACAATTATTACCTCAACGAAACTACTAGTTTTCTTCAATCAATTGCTGAAGTCAAATCTCTTAAGAATCTGAATCTTGCTTCATGTCGTTTGACGGGATCCTTTGGAACCAAAG GTTGGGAAATGTTGTCAAGATTAGAGAACTTGGAGATATTAGATCTTAGTCATAATTTCCTCAATGAAACTAGTTTTCTTCAATCAGTTGCTACAATCAAATCTCTTAAGACTCTCAATCTTGCTCGGAATAAGTTGATGGGATCCTTTCCAACCAAAG GTTGGGAAATGTTTTCAAGATTGGAGAACTTGGAGATATTAGATCTTAGTCAAAATTCCCTCAACGAAACTAGTTTCCTTCAATCAATTGTTGCAGTCAAATCTCTTAAGACTCTCAATCTTGCTTGGAATGCGTTGACAGGATCCTTTCCAACCAAAG AGCTAGCAAATTTAAGCAACTTGGAGGTTCTTATCTTGTCAGGTAATCATTTTAGTGGACAACTAGCAACCCAAG AATTTTGTGCATTGAAGAAGCTTGAAGTGTTAGATCTATCTCACAATGACTTTGAGGGGATCCCACCTCCATGCATAAACAATATGACATCtcttgtggtgttagatatttCCACTAACAAATTCAATGGAAATGCTTCATCATCATATGTAAAAGGCAGCAGAACAAGTCTTGAGTACATTGATTTTAGTTATAACCAGTTTGTGGGTTTATTCTCATTCAACTTATTTGCTAATTACTCTAAGCTGGAGGTTCTTAGATTCAACGGCCAAAACGATAAAGTTGAAATAGAAACTGAAAGTTCCATGGGTTGGTCCTTTTTGTTTCAGCTGAAGATCATTGAATTGTCTGACTGTATTCTGAACAAGTTCACCGGCAGTATTTCGAAATTTCTTCTTGTCCAACATGAACTGGATACAGTTAATCTTTCTCACAGTAAGCTGAAAGGAAGCTTTCCAAATTGGTTGATTGAAAACAATACAAGATTGCGAGTGCTAGGTCTTCAAAATAACTATTTGGAGGGTCAGTTATACTTACCAACATTGATCCACACGAATATGACCTGGATGGATGTCTCAACCAATTACTTGGATGGAAAACTTCAAGAAAATATTGGCaagatttttccaaatttattATATCTAAATCTTTCCAATAATAATCTTGAAGGTAGTCTTCCTTCCTCAATTAGTGGCATGCTTTATTTGGAGGTATTAGATCTTTCTTTCAATAGCTTCTCAGGCGGGGTCCCAAGAGAATTAAATACAGGTTGCTTATCATTAACAGTATTGAACCTTGCTCATAACAGCTTCAAAGGTGCAATTTTCGTTGGGAGAAACCAGAAATTTCTGCtgatgaatgataatgaattcaCAAGTATCATACCAGTACTTAATTCAACTATTTATCTGTGGTATTTAGATATCAGCCACAACGAAATTTCAGGTACAATGCCCCAATGGCTTGGGAACACGTCATACGTGACAACTCTTATTATGGCTAACAATGGTTTTTATGGTCGGATCCCATGTGAACTAAGTATGAGAGGTACTTTAGACCTTTCTCATAACTTATTTACGGGATCGTTACCTTTTTGCTTGAATCTACCAGAGCTTAAACACCTATATTTGCAAGGGAACAATTTCACAGGACCAATACCAAAAGttcttttcaatttctcatcCCTTTTGACATTGGATATTGGAGATAACAACTTTACAGGCAGCATCTCTGTTGAAATCAAACAACTTCAAGGCTTAAAGGTACTTTTGTTGAGTGGCAATCGTTTCACTGGTATAATTCCAAATCAGTTGTGTTTGTTAACAGCGATAAGGATAATGGATCTTTCCAAGAATGATTTTTCTGGGACCATACCACAATGCctcaatgaaataaattttgggaAGACAGTAGAACCTAGTTCTAGTGGAAAATTATATCCTATAAGTCCGCTAGTTATGCTATCAGCTTACACATATAAAGGTTTCTCAAACATGGTTGGTAACTTTTACCAGTATACTGAATATGTTGATGTAGAAGTACAGATCGAGTTTGTAACCAAATATAGTTATCATTCTTGGAAGGGTCTTATCGTTGATTACATGTCTGAATTGGATTTATCATGCAACAACCTAACAGGTGGCATCCCACCTGTGATAGACCAAATGTCTTCATTGCATGCACTAAACTTGTCTCATAATCAGCTAACTGGTAAAATTCCAATAACATTCTCGAAATTGGCATTATTGGAAAGTTTAGACCTTTCTCATAATAGTTTGAGTGGAGAAATTCCTTCATCATTGATTGATCTAAGCTTTCTTTCGGTATTCAACGTGGCTCACAACAACTTATCAGGCAAACTTCCGGATATGAAAGCACAATTTGCAACATTTGAGAAAAGCAGCTTTGAAGGAAACCTATTTCTTTGCGGACGACCACTAGATAAAAGTTGCAGCAAAGTAAACAAGTCATATCCAACACCAACCCAATCTTCAAATGCAGGTGATAGAAAATGGTATGAATTAGATCCTCTGGTCTTCTGTACAAGTTTCTTGGTATcttacatcattttcttttag